A genomic region of Phenylobacterium parvum contains the following coding sequences:
- a CDS encoding aminotransferase class IV, whose protein sequence is MIAWRDGEWIEDGDVLPADDRGLTLGDGLFETLLAVEGGLAHAALHFRRLAASAAALGLPPPTEANRLEAVARETLARNRLDRGRAAIRLTLTAGRSARGLARDPSATARLLVTASPAPEAGTPVRLATASVRRNPASPASRHKTLSYIDSIMALRQAHQAGADEAVMFNTRGRPACAAAANLVFRIEGEMVTPPLSEGVLAGTTRTRLLEALPEMAERRLTRAEAQRADALVLTNALRGIRPAVSWDGRDLPGSGELKARLEAGLSLREDTDSLG, encoded by the coding sequence ATGATCGCCTGGCGGGATGGCGAATGGATCGAGGACGGCGATGTCCTGCCGGCGGACGACCGGGGGCTCACCCTCGGCGACGGCCTGTTCGAGACCCTCCTGGCGGTGGAGGGCGGGCTGGCGCACGCAGCGCTTCACTTCAGGCGCCTGGCAGCATCCGCCGCCGCCCTCGGCCTGCCGCCGCCGACCGAGGCCAACCGGCTGGAAGCCGTCGCCCGGGAAACCCTCGCCCGGAACCGCCTGGACCGGGGAAGAGCCGCCATCCGCCTGACCCTGACAGCTGGGCGTTCCGCCCGGGGGCTGGCGCGGGACCCGTCCGCCACCGCCCGCCTTCTGGTCACCGCAAGCCCGGCGCCGGAGGCCGGGACGCCCGTCCGCCTCGCCACGGCCTCGGTGCGCCGCAATCCCGCCTCCCCCGCCTCGCGCCACAAGACCCTGTCCTACATCGACAGCATCATGGCCCTCAGGCAGGCGCATCAGGCCGGCGCCGACGAAGCCGTAATGTTCAACACGCGCGGACGCCCGGCCTGCGCGGCCGCCGCCAACCTCGTCTTCCGGATCGAAGGCGAGATGGTCACGCCGCCCCTCTCCGAAGGCGTCCTGGCCGGGACCACCCGGACCCGCCTGCTGGAGGCCCTGCCAGAAATGGCGGAGCGGCGCCTGACCCGGGCAGAGGCGCAGAGGGCCGACGCCCTGGTCCTGACCAACGCCCTGCGCGGCATCCGCCCGGCCGTGTCCTGGGATGGCCGGGACCTGCCGGGGAGCGGCGAGCTGAAAGCCCGACTGGAAGCTGGGCTTTCCCTTAGGGAAGATACTGATAGTCTCGGCTGA
- a CDS encoding anthranilate synthase component I family protein gives MDSSAHSLPWRHPLEAFASLRDTPYSLLLLGDGAQGRWSYILAHPRRASLHLAAEEALHWAQVQLETFETGASAPEAPPLRTGVAGLLGYDPGCPTAGPPSAVALYDLVLAFDHQTRTAWLQAAPGACPDRRAALLSGLAAPSPPPVGPNGRVADVEPRPNFGRKVEAVRARIACGEFYQANISRRFEGRLGPGDHPFDLFRRLARSSPAAFAAYVRLPGCAIVSNSPERLVRVQRTDAGRMALASPIKGTSPRGEDPLKDARNAEALLSSEKDRAENLMIVDLMRNDLSTACAPGTVRTPRLFELSTLPNVHHLVSHVEGRLRDDRSALDLLEACFPAGSITGAPKRQAMTAIREIEGSPRGADYGSIFWAGGDGELDASVLIRTATCREMTEGWSAAFRVGCGITSDSDPEAETLETEAKAQRLLQAICGAAT, from the coding sequence ATGGACTCTTCGGCTCACTCCCTGCCCTGGCGACATCCGCTGGAGGCCTTCGCCAGCCTTCGGGACACGCCCTATTCCCTGCTGCTGCTGGGAGATGGCGCACAAGGCCGATGGAGCTACATCCTCGCCCATCCCCGCAGGGCGTCCTTGCATTTGGCGGCCGAGGAGGCCCTGCACTGGGCGCAAGTGCAGCTGGAGACCTTCGAGACCGGGGCCTCAGCCCCGGAAGCGCCTCCGCTCCGGACGGGGGTGGCTGGCTTGCTGGGCTATGATCCAGGATGTCCCACGGCCGGGCCGCCATCAGCGGTGGCGCTCTACGACCTCGTCCTCGCCTTCGATCACCAGACCCGGACCGCTTGGCTTCAGGCGGCTCCCGGCGCCTGTCCAGACCGCCGCGCGGCCCTGCTGTCAGGCCTGGCGGCGCCCTCGCCACCGCCCGTAGGCCCGAATGGCCGGGTGGCAGATGTGGAGCCGCGCCCGAACTTTGGGCGCAAGGTCGAGGCCGTACGGGCGCGGATCGCCTGCGGTGAGTTCTACCAGGCCAACATCTCCCGCCGGTTCGAGGGCCGGCTGGGGCCCGGGGATCATCCCTTCGACCTGTTCCGGCGGCTGGCGCGCTCCAGCCCCGCCGCCTTCGCCGCCTATGTCCGACTTCCCGGCTGCGCCATTGTTTCCAACTCCCCCGAACGCCTGGTCCGGGTCCAGAGGACGGATGCGGGGCGGATGGCGCTGGCAAGCCCCATCAAGGGCACCTCGCCGCGGGGTGAAGATCCGCTCAAGGACGCCCGCAACGCCGAGGCCCTGCTGTCCAGCGAGAAGGACCGGGCGGAGAACCTGATGATCGTCGACCTCATGCGCAACGACCTGTCGACCGCCTGCGCGCCGGGCACGGTGCGCACGCCCCGCCTCTTCGAGCTCTCGACCTTGCCCAACGTCCACCACCTGGTTTCCCACGTGGAAGGCCGCCTCCGGGACGACAGGTCCGCCCTGGACCTCCTGGAGGCCTGCTTTCCGGCCGGGTCCATCACTGGGGCCCCCAAGCGCCAGGCCATGACCGCCATCCGAGAAATCGAAGGGTCGCCACGCGGGGCGGACTATGGCTCGATCTTCTGGGCCGGCGGGGACGGGGAACTCGATGCCAGCGTCCTGATCCGAACCGCCACCTGCCGGGAGATGACGGAGGGCTGGTCCGCCGCCTTCAGGGTCGGTTGCGGGATCACCTCGGACTCCGATCCCGAGGCGGAAACCCTGGAAACCGAGGCCAAGGCCCAGCGCCTCCTGCAGGCCATCTGCGGGGCGGCGACATGA
- a CDS encoding alpha/beta hydrolase family protein, producing MVGRVVLGLAGVSPEIPVQSGFTPYRLTYWSETNGAPVLVSALVSVPNGKPPRGLVLWMHGTNPARSASISSPSLQEGVAVSAAFTGGGYALIAPDLIGLGVSHSPQAYLYNPSTLSVTLDLLEIVASGLGGRLPADVGEVFIAGFSQGGHDAAVIQRALESAEHPSMRVRATAAIAGAYDLAGISIPFALKGRSEGSSTYLGLAAQSWATYYGHPLETLMTAPATKLVREALDGSQGANVLKLLPRDPREMFRSDFLDAQAKGGNHWFLEAARANEAWNWTPKAPFRAYFGTRDVDVSPQESIVFAETSARRGGNATAVAVGPFDHGQSVLHAVPLIRKWFDELGATA from the coding sequence TTGGTCGGCCGCGTCGTTCTTGGGCTTGCAGGCGTCTCGCCTGAAATTCCGGTCCAGTCTGGCTTCACACCCTACCGCCTGACCTACTGGTCGGAGACAAACGGAGCGCCGGTGCTCGTCTCGGCGCTCGTCAGCGTCCCCAACGGGAAGCCTCCGCGCGGCCTTGTTCTCTGGATGCACGGAACCAATCCCGCACGTTCAGCATCGATTTCAAGCCCGAGCCTTCAGGAGGGCGTCGCCGTTTCAGCGGCCTTCACAGGCGGTGGCTATGCCCTGATCGCGCCGGACCTGATCGGGCTCGGGGTCTCTCATTCGCCACAGGCCTACCTGTACAATCCGAGCACACTGTCGGTCACGCTCGACCTTCTTGAAATTGTAGCAAGTGGTCTTGGCGGACGGCTTCCAGCGGACGTTGGAGAGGTCTTCATCGCCGGCTTCTCCCAGGGGGGGCACGACGCGGCCGTTATCCAACGTGCGCTGGAATCTGCAGAGCACCCTTCGATGCGGGTCAGGGCGACGGCGGCGATTGCGGGCGCCTATGACCTTGCCGGGATCTCAATTCCCTTCGCACTCAAGGGGCGATCCGAAGGTTCCTCGACTTACCTGGGGTTGGCGGCCCAGTCCTGGGCGACCTACTACGGACACCCCTTGGAAACGCTCATGACAGCTCCCGCCACCAAACTTGTAAGGGAGGCCCTGGACGGATCCCAAGGAGCGAACGTTCTGAAGCTCTTGCCACGCGATCCGCGCGAAATGTTCAGATCAGACTTCCTGGACGCGCAGGCGAAGGGCGGCAATCACTGGTTTCTTGAGGCAGCCCGCGCCAACGAAGCCTGGAACTGGACGCCAAAGGCCCCCTTCCGGGCCTATTTCGGAACCCGGGACGTGGATGTCTCGCCGCAGGAATCGATTGTCTTCGCTGAGACCTCAGCCAGGCGTGGAGGGAACGCTACGGCGGTGGCTGTGGGGCCCTTCGACCATGGACAGTCGGTGCTTCACGCTGTTCCCCTCATCCGAAAGTGGTTCGATGAGCTTGGCGCCACCGCCTAG
- a CDS encoding TonB-dependent receptor, which translates to MSPRASLLLLATLLSGGAAQAAEDELAQVSPLIITAQVGDGYLPGRLDTALRVAADLRDTPQSIGVVSAQLIRDQAMQSMADVLRYVPGATIGQGEGHRDAPSLRGNASTADFFVDGVRDDVQYYRDLYNTERVEVLLGPNAMIFGRGGGGGVINRVTRVADGRRHVGLSLEGGDFEHRRMVGDLGAAMNETVSARVNLMHERSGSYRDFVNLERWGVNPSVTYQGASGFTATLTFERFVDDRTTDRGAPSFQGRPLAIPVNAYFGDPTQSWSRVEADSARLAFDLPLNADLTLRHRTVWGAYDKGYGNVYASGAAVADAQGRPAVYPLQAYRSFTERTNVFSQSDLVWTHGTDGARRTIVAGLEVGRQDTRNLRETGRFGGPAGSTTLTGVLVSEPTRRNLPVAYANSGSDAQNTGVADVAALFAQAQADLGPRVQLIAGLRYDVFSLDLRDERASVTGRRDFSRTDRIWSPRLGLVVRPVEPLSIYASYSVSSLPASGDQFASLSISTESLKPESFRNLEAGFKVDLTPRLMATGAVYQLDRENTQAPDPLVPGRVVQTGAQRSTGLELGLGGKVTDRWETVATMAVQSARITRQTAAAPVGRHAALTPEFTASLWNKVEVTPRLSLGLGVIHQGDMFASISNTVTLPGFTRVDGAVFLRVGEDYRLQLNVENLGDITWSPTSHGDNNIQPGAPRTVRISISRGF; encoded by the coding sequence ATGTCCCCCCGGGCTTCCCTCCTGCTTCTCGCCACGCTGCTCTCGGGCGGCGCCGCCCAGGCGGCGGAGGATGAGCTCGCCCAGGTCTCTCCCCTGATCATCACGGCGCAGGTGGGGGACGGCTATCTTCCTGGACGGCTCGATACCGCCCTTCGCGTCGCCGCCGACCTGAGGGACACGCCCCAGTCGATAGGCGTGGTGTCCGCCCAGCTGATCCGCGACCAGGCCATGCAGTCCATGGCCGATGTCCTGCGCTATGTCCCGGGCGCCACCATCGGCCAGGGAGAAGGACACCGGGACGCACCCAGCCTGCGCGGCAACGCCTCCACGGCCGACTTCTTCGTCGATGGCGTCCGCGACGATGTCCAGTACTACCGCGACCTCTACAACACCGAGCGGGTCGAGGTGCTGCTGGGGCCGAACGCCATGATCTTCGGGCGCGGCGGCGGCGGCGGGGTCATCAATCGCGTGACCCGGGTGGCGGATGGTCGTCGGCATGTGGGCCTGAGCCTCGAGGGCGGTGACTTCGAGCACCGCCGCATGGTCGGCGACCTTGGTGCGGCGATGAACGAGACGGTCTCGGCGCGGGTCAACCTGATGCACGAACGCTCGGGCAGCTATCGTGACTTCGTCAACCTGGAGCGCTGGGGGGTGAATCCCTCGGTGACCTACCAGGGCGCCAGCGGCTTCACCGCCACCCTGACTTTCGAGCGCTTCGTGGATGACAGGACCACTGACAGGGGCGCTCCGTCCTTCCAGGGTCGCCCTCTCGCCATCCCGGTCAACGCCTACTTTGGTGATCCCACACAGAGCTGGTCCCGCGTCGAGGCCGACTCCGCGCGCCTGGCCTTCGACCTGCCGCTCAATGCAGACCTGACCCTTCGCCACCGCACGGTCTGGGGGGCCTATGACAAGGGCTACGGCAACGTCTACGCCTCGGGCGCCGCGGTGGCCGACGCCCAGGGCCGCCCGGCGGTCTACCCCCTCCAGGCCTATCGGAGCTTCACGGAACGGACCAACGTCTTCAGCCAGTCCGACCTCGTCTGGACGCACGGGACGGACGGCGCGCGGCGCACGATCGTCGCCGGGCTTGAGGTCGGCCGGCAGGACACCCGCAACCTGCGCGAGACGGGTCGCTTCGGCGGCCCTGCAGGATCGACGACCCTGACCGGAGTCCTGGTCTCCGAGCCGACCCGCCGGAACCTCCCCGTCGCTTATGCCAATTCGGGATCGGACGCCCAAAACACCGGCGTGGCGGATGTCGCCGCCCTCTTCGCCCAGGCGCAGGCCGACCTGGGCCCGCGGGTCCAGCTGATCGCCGGCCTGCGCTACGATGTCTTCAGCCTGGACCTGCGCGACGAGCGGGCTTCGGTCACTGGCCGGCGGGACTTCTCGCGCACCGACCGGATCTGGTCGCCGCGGCTTGGCCTGGTGGTCCGGCCCGTTGAACCGCTTTCGATCTACGCCAGCTATTCGGTGTCCAGCCTCCCGGCGTCGGGCGACCAGTTCGCCAGCCTGTCGATTTCCACGGAAAGCCTGAAGCCGGAATCCTTCCGCAACCTCGAGGCCGGCTTCAAGGTCGATCTGACCCCCCGCCTGATGGCCACCGGCGCAGTCTACCAACTCGATCGCGAGAACACCCAGGCCCCGGATCCCCTGGTCCCGGGGCGCGTCGTCCAGACGGGCGCCCAGCGCAGCACGGGTCTTGAGCTCGGGCTTGGCGGCAAGGTCACGGACCGCTGGGAAACCGTGGCCACGATGGCGGTCCAGTCCGCCCGCATCACCCGCCAGACCGCCGCCGCGCCGGTGGGGCGCCACGCCGCCCTGACCCCCGAGTTCACCGCCTCGCTCTGGAACAAGGTGGAGGTGACGCCCCGCCTCTCCCTGGGTCTCGGCGTCATCCATCAGGGCGACATGTTCGCCTCGATCTCCAACACGGTGACCCTGCCGGGCTTCACGCGGGTCGACGGCGCGGTCTTCCTGCGGGTGGGCGAGGACTACCGCCTCCAGCTCAATGTCGAGAACCTGGGCGACATCACCTGGTCGCCGACCAGCCATGGCGACAACAACATCCAGCCCGGCGCCCCGCGCACTGTGCGGATCTCCATTTCCCGGGGCTTTTGA
- a CDS encoding amidase family protein: MIDLSTATATDALAALARGDVTSVGLLTAQLERVERFNPVLNAVVALDVDRAMADARTADETRRQGRLTGPLHGLPMTIKDIFATRGLVTTSGHAPLAGYTPEADAPAVAALRSAGAIVFGKTNLPEFGGDIQSYNDIHGLCRNPWNPERTAGGSSGGSGAALASGMTLLELGSDIGGSIRVPCHYNGVFGHKPTWNAVDRFGEGPRPPVWAHALMDLVVAGPMGRSVADIRLGLDVLTALTTGGIPGARLPPASPRAHSARGLRVAIHVENPAAPTSAACKAAVRTVGARLAAAGAIVSEPGLPGPDLGEQNGLYRELLSAAMSPDYAASHQDWKAADERRHRLRADYSRFFQDHDVLLAPIAPTPAFPHLTEGAMGGRKLNVDGVEVAYLRHLVWAGLATLPGLPATAVPVALSDEGLPIGLQVIGPLWGDMTTLAAAGLIETLNGGFRPPPGY, translated from the coding sequence ATGATCGACCTCTCGACCGCGACGGCGACGGACGCCCTCGCCGCCTTAGCCCGTGGCGACGTCACGAGCGTGGGACTGCTGACCGCCCAGCTGGAGCGGGTCGAGAGGTTCAATCCGGTGCTGAACGCCGTGGTGGCCCTGGATGTCGACCGGGCCATGGCGGACGCCCGGACCGCCGACGAGACCCGCCGTCAGGGCCGGCTGACCGGGCCGCTGCACGGCCTGCCGATGACCATCAAGGACATCTTCGCGACCCGGGGGCTGGTCACCACCTCCGGCCACGCGCCCCTTGCGGGCTACACGCCCGAGGCGGACGCCCCCGCCGTGGCGGCGCTTCGCTCGGCTGGCGCCATCGTCTTTGGAAAGACCAACCTCCCGGAGTTCGGGGGCGACATCCAGAGCTACAACGACATCCATGGCCTGTGCCGCAATCCCTGGAACCCCGAGCGGACTGCGGGCGGGTCGTCGGGGGGCTCGGGGGCCGCCCTGGCGTCCGGCATGACCCTCCTCGAGCTCGGCAGCGACATCGGCGGATCGATCCGCGTCCCCTGCCACTACAACGGCGTGTTCGGGCATAAGCCCACCTGGAACGCCGTGGACCGCTTTGGCGAGGGGCCGCGCCCGCCGGTCTGGGCCCACGCCCTGATGGATTTGGTGGTCGCCGGACCCATGGGCCGGTCCGTGGCCGATATCCGCCTGGGGCTAGACGTCCTGACCGCCCTGACCACCGGCGGCATCCCAGGCGCCCGCCTTCCGCCCGCCTCCCCGCGCGCCCACTCCGCCCGGGGCCTGAGGGTCGCCATCCATGTGGAGAACCCCGCCGCCCCGACCTCGGCGGCGTGCAAGGCCGCGGTGCGCACGGTCGGCGCCCGGCTGGCCGCGGCGGGGGCTATCGTCTCCGAGCCCGGCCTTCCAGGTCCCGACCTGGGCGAGCAGAACGGCCTCTACCGCGAGTTGCTGAGCGCAGCCATGTCCCCGGACTACGCCGCCAGCCACCAGGACTGGAAGGCTGCGGACGAGCGTCGCCACAGGCTCCGCGCGGACTATTCGCGCTTCTTCCAGGACCACGATGTCCTGCTGGCGCCCATCGCCCCTACCCCTGCCTTCCCGCACCTGACCGAGGGAGCCATGGGGGGCCGGAAGCTCAACGTGGATGGGGTCGAGGTCGCCTACCTGCGTCACCTCGTCTGGGCGGGCCTGGCGACTCTTCCGGGGCTGCCGGCGACGGCGGTTCCCGTCGCCCTGTCGGACGAGGGACTGCCCATCGGACTGCAGGTGATCGGGCCTCTCTGGGGCGACATGACGACCCTGGCGGCGGCCGGCCTCATCGAGACCCTGAACGGCGGGTTCCGTCCGCCCCCAGGCTACTGA
- a CDS encoding lysozyme inhibitor LprI family protein → MKSATILPVLAIGALLSGCGAAATDCASQASRDVITSIVREQVEKAAEAGLAAEDGTKLASASKIRATVAELKVLIEDIRTTKKDPDSTKRFCAGTARVVVPLSMIQDADQTRKLLDMSTVDNLLEQAGLKRSADSVTFDLEFSVQPTDKRDKIYGEVEGAAPMFTALGEVVGAHLARREIEGASQAQAAEMAAAEAETAKQTEAAQKADLDLATAENKLANQQINTLWKNLPEAARSQLLELQRAWVRKKTADCNIEASGVSTEAMPKEAARLRCDTRLTMERISELQSLME, encoded by the coding sequence ATGAAGTCCGCAACAATCCTTCCCGTACTCGCGATCGGGGCCCTGCTTTCGGGCTGCGGCGCCGCCGCCACGGACTGTGCGAGCCAGGCTTCGCGGGACGTCATCACCTCCATCGTCCGGGAACAGGTGGAAAAGGCGGCCGAGGCCGGGCTTGCCGCCGAGGACGGGACCAAGCTGGCCTCGGCCTCGAAGATCCGGGCCACGGTCGCCGAGCTCAAGGTTCTGATCGAGGACATCCGGACGACAAAGAAGGATCCGGACAGCACCAAGCGGTTCTGCGCCGGGACGGCGCGGGTGGTTGTCCCCCTGTCGATGATCCAGGACGCCGACCAGACCCGGAAGCTGCTGGACATGTCCACCGTCGACAACCTGCTTGAGCAGGCCGGCCTCAAGCGGTCGGCGGATTCCGTGACCTTTGACCTCGAGTTCAGCGTCCAGCCGACCGACAAGCGGGACAAGATCTACGGCGAGGTCGAAGGCGCTGCACCCATGTTCACCGCCCTCGGCGAGGTCGTCGGAGCCCATCTGGCCCGCCGCGAGATCGAGGGCGCGAGCCAGGCCCAGGCGGCCGAGATGGCCGCCGCCGAGGCCGAGACCGCCAAGCAGACCGAGGCCGCACAGAAGGCGGACCTGGATCTTGCGACGGCCGAGAACAAGCTCGCCAACCAGCAGATCAACACCCTTTGGAAGAACCTCCCCGAGGCGGCGCGCAGCCAGCTCCTGGAACTGCAGAGGGCCTGGGTCCGCAAGAAGACGGCCGACTGCAACATCGAGGCGTCCGGGGTCTCCACCGAGGCCATGCCCAAGGAGGCCGCCCGGCTGCGCTGCGATACGCGCCTGACGATGGAGCGGATCTCCGAACTGCAATCCCTGATGGAGTGA
- a CDS encoding TetR/AcrR family transcriptional regulator, protein MTRESQETDGRRRRGQDSRDRIVSAMLDLVREGEVTPGAERVAARAEVGLRTVFRHFRDMDSLYAEMARTIEGEMSDLIGRPMTASDEGGRLVEIARQRAEFFERIFPFKHASGAHRHRSAFLEREHARMVAQLRDMLIRALPDACSDPARREALDLVLSYEAWSRLRREQGLPRDEALTVLVAAAERLRAPKGG, encoded by the coding sequence ATGACCCGCGAGTCACAGGAGACGGATGGCCGGAGACGGCGTGGCCAGGACAGCCGCGACCGCATCGTCTCGGCCATGCTCGACCTCGTGCGCGAAGGCGAGGTGACGCCTGGCGCCGAGCGAGTCGCCGCCCGGGCTGAGGTGGGGCTGCGGACCGTGTTCCGGCACTTCCGGGACATGGACAGCCTCTACGCAGAAATGGCGCGCACCATTGAAGGCGAGATGTCCGACCTGATCGGCCGGCCCATGACCGCTTCGGACGAGGGCGGCCGGCTCGTGGAGATCGCGCGACAACGGGCGGAGTTCTTCGAACGGATCTTTCCGTTCAAGCACGCCTCGGGAGCCCACCGTCACCGCTCCGCCTTCCTGGAGAGGGAGCACGCGAGGATGGTCGCACAGCTCCGCGACATGCTCATCAGGGCGCTGCCAGACGCCTGTTCCGACCCGGCGCGACGGGAGGCCCTGGACCTTGTTCTCAGCTACGAGGCCTGGTCCCGCCTTCGAAGGGAACAGGGTCTTCCCCGGGATGAAGCCCTGACGGTACTGGTTGCGGCGGCAGAACGCCTGAGGGCCCCAAAGGGCGGCTGA
- a CDS encoding glutathione S-transferase N-terminal domain-containing protein: MTEPVALSGAPGSPYTRKMLAVLRYRRIPYRFLIVSNTAIAGLPQAKVPLLPTFYLPGTDGALEAVTDSTPLIRRFEGEYAGRSLIPGNPALAFLDALLEDYADEWLTKAMFHYRWAYQADIDKASAILPCWRGMAVPDEVLAERGQGFADRQIGRLRYVGSNPVTGPIIEASYRRFLEAFEDHLRVLPYLMGRRPGASDFATYGQLTQLAEFDPTPTALTLSVAPRVTAWTGMMEDQSGVEPSEGDWIDLASPPPTLKALLGEVGRVYAPVMLANARAVVGGDAEVRAEVDGQAWTQQPFPYQAKCLKALRDAHAALPAADRALVDATLDGTGCEALLAG; the protein is encoded by the coding sequence ATGACCGAACCCGTAGCCCTCTCCGGCGCCCCCGGATCGCCCTACACCCGCAAGATGCTGGCGGTGCTGCGGTACCGGCGTATTCCCTATCGGTTCCTGATCGTCTCCAACACCGCCATCGCCGGCCTGCCGCAGGCCAAGGTGCCGCTGCTGCCGACCTTCTACCTGCCGGGAACGGACGGCGCACTGGAGGCGGTGACCGACTCCACGCCCCTGATCCGCCGGTTCGAGGGCGAGTACGCCGGACGCAGCCTGATCCCGGGCAACCCGGCCCTGGCCTTCCTGGACGCCCTGCTCGAGGACTATGCCGACGAGTGGCTGACCAAGGCCATGTTCCACTACCGCTGGGCCTACCAGGCCGACATCGACAAGGCCTCTGCCATCCTGCCCTGCTGGCGGGGCATGGCGGTCCCGGACGAGGTGCTGGCGGAGCGCGGACAGGGCTTTGCTGACCGGCAGATCGGCCGGCTTCGTTATGTTGGCTCCAACCCCGTTACCGGCCCGATCATCGAGGCCAGCTACAGGCGCTTCCTGGAAGCCTTCGAGGACCACCTGCGGGTCCTGCCCTACCTGATGGGGCGCCGGCCGGGCGCCAGCGACTTCGCCACCTATGGCCAGCTGACGCAGCTGGCGGAGTTCGACCCGACTCCCACGGCCCTGACCCTTTCCGTCGCGCCCCGGGTCACGGCCTGGACGGGCATGATGGAGGACCAGTCGGGCGTCGAGCCGTCGGAGGGGGACTGGATCGACCTGGCCAGCCCCCCGCCCACGCTGAAGGCCCTGCTGGGTGAGGTTGGGAGGGTCTATGCGCCCGTGATGCTGGCCAACGCCCGGGCGGTGGTCGGCGGCGACGCCGAGGTCCGCGCAGAGGTCGATGGCCAGGCCTGGACCCAGCAGCCCTTCCCCTACCAGGCCAAGTGCCTGAAGGCGCTCCGGGACGCCCACGCCGCCCTGCCGGCGGCTGACCGGGCCCTGGTGGACGCAACCCTTGACGGAACCGGCTGCGAGGCTCTTTTGGCGGGATGA
- a CDS encoding MBL fold metallo-hydrolase, with the protein MFKRIALGLAALLVLVAGGAWVFRGDIALKAMARVMDRNLAATPGSGLPDGLHVVLCGSGSPMPDPNRAGPCTAVIAGQRLFVFDAGAGSVRNLTLMGLPPAQVERAFLTHFHSDHIDGLGELLLQHWAGGAARTPLPVQGPTGVETVVSGLMTAYGPDRGYRIAHHGEAVVPPSGFGGQALTFAPAPDGTPVTLVDEPDLKIRAFSVDHKPVSPAVGYIVEYKGRKAVISGDTDISPRVENAARGADLLVHEALSLRMVGLQKAAAERTGRANLVKIFADITDYHADPEAIATLASRAKVRYLLLTHIVPPLPVRALEGPFLGDSRKAFSGPIRVGRDGDMISLPAGSEDIRVSRRLP; encoded by the coding sequence ATGTTCAAGCGCATCGCCCTGGGCCTGGCGGCCCTGCTGGTCCTGGTCGCTGGCGGCGCCTGGGTTTTCCGCGGCGATATCGCCCTGAAGGCCATGGCGAGGGTCATGGACCGCAACCTCGCGGCCACGCCGGGGAGCGGACTGCCGGATGGACTGCACGTGGTCCTCTGCGGCTCCGGATCGCCCATGCCGGATCCCAACCGGGCCGGGCCCTGCACCGCCGTGATCGCCGGCCAGCGCCTCTTTGTCTTCGACGCAGGCGCCGGCTCCGTCCGCAACCTGACCCTGATGGGCCTGCCTCCGGCCCAGGTGGAGAGGGCCTTCCTGACCCATTTCCACTCGGACCATATCGACGGGCTGGGCGAGTTGCTTCTCCAGCACTGGGCGGGAGGCGCCGCCCGTACGCCACTGCCGGTCCAGGGGCCGACCGGGGTGGAGACCGTGGTCTCCGGGCTCATGACCGCCTACGGACCGGACCGCGGCTACCGGATCGCCCATCACGGCGAGGCGGTCGTCCCACCCTCGGGTTTTGGCGGACAGGCCCTGACCTTTGCACCGGCGCCGGACGGGACCCCGGTCACCCTGGTGGACGAGCCCGACCTGAAGATCCGCGCCTTCTCCGTTGATCACAAGCCGGTTTCGCCGGCTGTCGGCTACATAGTGGAGTACAAGGGCCGAAAGGCCGTGATCAGCGGCGACACGGACATCTCCCCCCGCGTCGAGAACGCCGCGCGGGGCGCGGACCTGCTGGTCCACGAAGCCCTTTCCCTGCGCATGGTCGGGCTCCAGAAAGCGGCCGCGGAGCGCACCGGCCGCGCCAACCTGGTGAAGATCTTCGCCGACATCACCGACTATCATGCCGATCCGGAAGCCATCGCCACCCTCGCCTCGCGAGCCAAGGTCCGGTACCTGCTCCTGACCCACATCGTGCCGCCCCTGCCCGTCCGGGCGCTGGAAGGCCCCTTCCTGGGTGACAGCCGGAAGGCCTTTTCCGGACCCATCCGCGTGGGGCGTGACGGCGACATGATCTCCCTTCCCGCGGGGTCCGAGGACATCCGCGTGAGCCGCCGCCTTCCCTGA